A segment of the Blastocatellia bacterium genome:
TCGTCGGTTAAAACGAATCGGAAGAAAAGGTTAGGCTCATCCCCCACTGCCTTACGAGCTGCTAAGCTCAAGGCGAAAACCGTCAAGCAAAAACCAGCTCAAGGCGCCAAAAAGAAACAGGCAACTACTGCTAAACCAAAGGCTCTCAAGAAGAAGGCCCCTACGAAGAAAATCGCTACCAAAGCGAAGCCCAAGGCAATGAAGACGAAGCCGGCTCGTCCAACACGAACCAAGCCCCAGACCAGAAAGGTACGAGCCGTGGCTCAGGTATCAGGCAAGGGCCGGGTCAAAGCCGCGCCCAAAGGCCGGGTCAAAGCCGCGCCCAAAGGCCGCATCAAAGCTGCGCCCAAAGGCCGCATCAAAGCCGCGCCCAAAGGCCGAGTCAAAGCTGTGCCAAGGCGGCCTATCAAAAGCCTGCCTAAGCCGGTATCCAAAGTTGCGCCCAAAGGCCGGGTGAAAGCCATTCCCAAAGGTCGCGTAAAAGCCCCACCAGCCAAACCGAAAACACTCCCATCGCGGCTGCTGGCTTCGACCATGGCTGTGAAAATGTTCGGTCAAGCTGTCAGGCAGTTTTACGATCATGATTTTGAGAAAGCACGGCGCGCGTTTCTCGATTTCATCGAGCGGTTTCCCGAAGAAACTGACATGGTGGCCCGCGCTCGGAGCTACGTGGCCATTTGCAACCAGCGGCTACAGCATCCTCCCTCGACACCCCGCAATGCCGAGGCGTTGTACAATCGCGGGGTTATTGAACTAAATCTGGGACATGTCGTGGAAGCCGTCTCGTTCTTTGAAAAAGCTCTCAAGTACGAGCCTCAAGCCGCTCATATTTTGTATTCGTTAGCTGCCGCTCATGCTCGAATGGGTTTGATTGAGCAGGCCGTCAAGGAGCTAAAACAGGCTGTCGAGCAGCGCGATACGCTGCGCATTCAAGCTCGCCACGACTCCGATTTCACAAACCTGTACACACATCCGGAGTTTCAAGAATTGGTTGGTTGGGAGTTGGTGCCTCAACCTGAACCCGCGCAGCAACCAATCCCTGAAAATTAGGAGTGAGACCCAACCCGGTCGTTTGCGGTCACCTCACCAATCGGTCTCCATCAGCCCACTGAACCAATTACCAACAAGGCGTGTTGCTCACGATCATTCTTCAGACTGTCGCCTTGTCACCAGTGGCGAGGTTGTATAACCTTAACGTTGCTGTGGTGCACCAATTAAACTTAGTTGCGTTAGGCGGAGGAACAGGGCTGGCTTCGTTATTGAGCGGTCTCAAGCATTATGTTCTTTCTCCGAGCACTCACGCAGCGCCCGCATCCGGCCCGTATGGATTGGCTGAATTGACCGCGCTGGTCACGGTCACCGATGACGGAGGCAGCTCAGGACGACTGCGGGATGAATTTCAGATGTTGCCGCCGGGCGATATTCGCAATTGCATGGTGGCGCTGGCTGAGGATGAACAACTAATGACCCGACTCTTCAGGTTTCGCTTTGGCGGCGGCGGCGAGCTGGGCGGGCATAGTTTCGGTAATCTGTTCCTGACGGCGTTAACCGGCGTAACGGGCGACTTCCTAGAAGCGATTCGATTATCAAGTGAAGTGTTGGCCATTAAAGGGCGCATTCTTCCCTCCACGATGGCGAACGTTCACTTGGAAGCCCAGATGGACGACGGTCGTGTGGTGCAAGGTGAATCCAATATCACCAAGACGGCCGGCACCATTCGCGCGATCAGACTGGTTCCCCCGGGCTGCCGGCCGTTGCCGGAAACGCTGCAAGCGCTCCAGCAAGCTGATCTGATCGTCATCGGGCCTGGCTCATTATTCACCAGCCTCATTCCCAATCTGCTGGTTGAAGGGATTCCCGAAGCGATTGTGCGCTCGCCGGCGAAAAAGTTCTACGTCTGCAACGTGATGACACAACCGCACGAGACAACCGGTTACACCGTTGAGGACCACATCGAGCGTATTCTGGAATACTGTCCCGGCTTGCAACTGGACTGTGTGCTGGTCAACTCCCAACCGATTTCAGAACCACTGCGACTGAAATACGCAGCAGATGGCGCTGCTCCGGTGACAACCGAGCGGTTGCAAACCAGCATAGATTCAGGCGTCGGACGACTCACATTGCCGCGCCTTGGACAGTCGGTCATGGTGTTGTGTCGTGATCTCCTGGACGAACGAGAGACAGTTCGACATCATCCGGCCAAGCTCAGCCGCGCCGTGTTCGAAGCCTATCAGCTCGTGACAGAGATGTAGCCACAGGTGGTTTGTAGTTCATCACGCGATGTTCAATCATGCGCCAACCCGTCAACGAGAGGCTGGTTCATGACTGATTGCTCTTTTCAAGGAGAATTCTTATGCAACTGAATGTGCTGATTATTGCGGCCGGTCTCGGCACCCGCATGAAATCACGACGCGCAAAAGTATTGCATCACCTGCTCGGCCGCCCATTGGTTGCTTATGGTGTGCGCACCGCGCTGCAACTGAACCCGAATAAGTTGATTGTCGTCGTCGGATACCAGGCTGAGGCCGTCTGCCAAGCCGTGCAGGCCGAAGTGGAACGAGCGAGCAACAGACAGCCCACCGACGTGGAATTTGTTCTGCAAACGCCACAGCTTGGCACAGGACACGCCGTCAAAGTCGCGCGCGACGCGCTCGCCCAGACCAGCGGACATGTAGTGATCTTCTATGGCGATGTGCCGTTGATCCGCCCTGAGACGATCCAGCGATTGGTCAAACAACATCACGAAGGAGACTACGCCGCGTCCTTGCTGACAATTCAGATGGATGATCCGACTGGCTATGGCCGCATCGTGCGCGATGAGGCCGGCCGGTTTCTCCGTATCGTTGAACATCGCGACGCCACACCTGAGCAACAAGCTATCAAGGAAGTCAATCCAGCAATGTATTGCTTCGAGATTGATCCGTTGTTGATGGCGCTCGATCAGTTGTCACCGATCAACGCACAAGGCGAATTCTACTTGCCAGACGTTTTCCGAATCCTCGTGCAACAAGGGTATCGCGTTGGCGTCTTCCCTCACGAACCGGCTCATGAATTTCAAGGGATCAACAATCGCGTTGAACTGGCGCGCGTCGGCGCCCGACTGCGATACGACATCCTTGAACGACTCATGCTGAGCGGCGTGACGATTGTTGATCCGGCTTCCACGTACATCAGCGCCGAGGCGATCATCGGCCAGGATACGATCATTCATCCCCAAGTGGTCATTGAGGGTGAGACGCGAATTGGTCAAGACTGCGAGATCTACTCCTGGTCGCGACTGGTTAATGCTCAGCTTGGCGATCGCGTCGTCGTCAAGAATAGCTGCATTGTGATGGACAGCCAATTGGGCAACGACGTCGCAATTGGCCCATTTGCTCATCTGCGCAACGGCGCCGTGCTGGCCGATCAGGTAGTGATAGGAAATTTCGTCGAGGTGAAAAAGAGTCGGCTCGGTCGCCAAAGCAAGGCCATGCACCTGTCGTACCTGGGCGACGCCACGCTCGGCGAGCGGGTCAATATCGGCGCGGGAACCGTCACCTGTAACTTCGACGGAAAACAGAAGCATCCAACCATCATCGAAGATGAGGTGAAAATCGGCAGCGATACTATGTTGGTCGCGCCAGTGCGTGTCGGACGCGGCGCCGTCACTGGCGCGGGCGCCGTCGTGACGAAAGATGTTCCGGAATACTCGCTCGCCGTCGGTGTTCCGGCGGTCGTGAAGAAGAAATTGGAGCCGTGATTCGGGGTCCGTGGACCGTAAACCGTGGCCCGTGTACTGAGGATGGTGAATTGAATGCCAGCATACGAATCACGAACCACGATTAACGAATCACGAATCACGAACCACGACTCACGGATCACGAATCACGAACCATGACCCACGAATCCCGACTTGTTATTGACGGTTCTCACGGTGAAGGCGGCGGCCAGATTCTGCGGACAAGTCTGGCGCTGGCTGCGCTGCTGAATCGGCCGATTGAGATCATCAACATCCGGCGCGGGCGCAAGAAGCCCGGTCTACAACCACAACATCTGACGGCTGTACAAGCGCTGACAGCGATCACAAAGGCTCACGTCACGGGAGCAAACCTCGGTTCAGAGCACCTGAGATTTGAGCCGCGAGAACTCGCCGGCGGTGAATATGAATTCGATGTCGCCGCCGTCAAAGCCAGCGCGGGTTCTGTCGGCTTGGTCTTTCACGCGGCAGCTCCGGCATTGTTTTGTGCGAAGCAAGCGAGTCGCTTGATCTTGAAAGGCGGCACTCATGTGCCCTGGAGTCCACCGACGACCTACTTGCAATTCGTGTTTCTGCCAATGGTCGAAAAGCTCGGCTTACGAGCCAGTATCGAGACGTTGCGCTGGGGTTGGTATCCGACAGGCGGCGGCATCGCCGCAGTCACAATCCATCCCTGTGACAAGATAGCGCCGGTCACCCTCACCGAGCGAGGGCAGTTAGAGCAGATTGAATGCCTCTCAGTCGTCTCCAACCTGCCGCGCGCGATTGCTGAGCGTCAACAACAACAGGTCATCAGGAGACTACACGGCCAACAGCTTTCGGCTCAATGTGAAATCCTGGAGGCACCATCGGCAGGCAAAGGAACATGTGTATTTCTCCTGGCCCGATACGAACATGCCCTCGCCGGCTTCTCCTCGTTGGGCGCACGCGGCAAACCAGCCGAGCAGGTGGCCAACGAAGCAATTGATGAATTTCTCGCGCATCATGAAAGCGGCATGATTGTGGACAAGCATCTGGCCGATCAGTTGCTCATCTATCTGGCGTTGGCGCATGGTTCATCTGAATTCACTACGTCGGAAGTCACCCAGCATTTGCTCACCCACGTCTGGGTCATCGAGCAATTTTTGCCAGTGAAATGTGAAGTCAGCGGCGCGCTTGGGCAGCCAGGACGAGTCACCGTTGCCAGCCGTGATGATCAGGCCGGCGCCCGCATGCACAAATCAGCAAACCAGCAGCAAGCTTGCGGATAAAAACGCCCTAACCACTCAGGTTGCGCAGCGGCATGGCGTTTTGCGTGCACGGCAACGAGCGTTCCACCAAGTGAGCCGAGCCTCTGTAAGAGTTGACCCACTCGGACATGCCAGTCACCCGTGGCCGACGCGATGAGGCGATTAGCTTCTCTCAGGCCACCGATGAAGACGGTGCTCTTTGGCTGGTTCACCTTCTGTGCATAAGTCATGATGCTTTGACAATGCGCAGGCTGTTCCGTAATCTTTGCCCTTGCGCTGAATTCCAACTATGGAGGAGACGGATGCCACTGTACGAATACGAGTGTAAGCACTGCGGTTCTCAATTTGAGCAGCTTGTCTTCAAGCGTGAGAGCAAAATCGTCTGCAAATTCTGCGGCGGTCAAAATGTGATGCGACGACTCTCGACATTTGCCATTTCAACGGCCGGCGCTCGTCCGGCCAGCGGCGTGGAGCCAGGCCCGTGTGGCGCATGTGGCGCTCCGCAACGAGGCATGTGTGCCGTAGAGAGCTGATCGGAGGCAAAATCCTATGAACATGATGAAAGCCATTCAAGTCGTACAATTGGGAGGGCCTGAACTGCTCCACTATGGCGACGTGCCGAGGCCCACGCCGGCTGCCAACGAAGTGCTGATTCAGATTGAAGCGGCCAGCGTCAATTATGCTGATACGATGCAACGTCGCGGCATCTACCCTGGGGGGCCACAGCCGCCATATATTCCGGGATTGGAAGTGGCCGGCCGCGTTGTAGAACTTGGCGCTAGTGTCAGTAACGTTGAAGTCGGTCAGCCAGTGATGACGTTGACAGGTCGGGGTGGTTATGCCCAGTTTGTGAGCGTCCCTGCGTCCATGCTCATGCCTGTGCCGGAAGACTTCAGCATGGAGCAGGCGGCCGCCTTTCCGATTGTGTTTCTGACAGCGTTCTTTGCATTGAAACGCTACGGGCGACTGCAAGCCGGCGAGTCGGTGTTAATTCAGGCGGCCGGCGGCGGTGTGGGCACAGCCGCTGTGCAATTGGCCAAACACATGGGCGCTCGCGTCTTTGCCTGCGCCGGTTCAGATGAAAAACTCGAACGTGTGCGAGCGCTGGGCGCTGATGAGATCATTAACTATAGGACAAACGATTTTGCCGACGTTGTCAAACACCTGACCGGCGGGCGCGGCGTTGATCTGGTATTAGAAACGGTCGGCGGCAACGTCTTCGAGAAGAGCATGACGATCCTGGCGCCATTTGGTCGGTTGGTGACATACGGCGCAGCCGGTGGGCAACTTGGCTCAGTCAATTCGCGGACGCTGATTATGAACAATGCAACCGTGACGGGCGTCAATCTCAACCTGATTGCCCGCACGCCGGAGCTGGGTCCCGCCATGTGTGAGTTGCTCGGCATGATTCGTGGCACAAGCATTCGTCCGATCATCGGACATACGTTTGCGTTGGATCAAGCGGCGGACGCGCACCGGTTGATCGAAAGCCGAGAGAGCTTTGGCAAAATCGTATTGAGGGTGAGCCAGTCTCCAGAATCGCCAATTCAGCATTGATGCGTTCGACCCAAAGAGACTGTTAATTTGCGGCAGCAACGTGGCTAAGGAACGTGACAAAAGTTCGTGGCGTTGTTGGAGTGCTGCGATGTGCCGCGGCTTTGGCCGGAAAGCGTTGACACGTCACCGCACTCCAAAGCTGCCCGTTCCCCCAAAATGTCCCAGAACGTTTGTCCACCTACTTAGCTTCGTCAAAAATTTGACTAGACCTCTCAACCACGACCAACCCAACGGTCGTTGCGAGTGCAGACCGGGCTACACTTCGTCAGAATCTTGAAGAGGCCTGTTAACTCCAGTTCGCGGCAAATGGCGGACGCCGCCGGGGGCGCAGAGTGCGTCAGCAACGGAGCGCCGTTCTGCATGTCACACTTCAAAGTCAACGAGGGCTGGCTGGAGATGACGCTCTGCTCTTGCCTTCTGGGTGATGAAGGTTCAAAATGCCCATTCCAAATGGACTAGAGTAAGGAGGGCCTTATGAACATCGTTGATCCAATTCTCATGGAGTTCACTCATGAAGCGGGCGTCACGCGGCGGTTGTTGGAACGCGTGCCGGATGAGCAACTCGGCTGGAAGCCACACGAGAAATCAATGAGCTTGGGACGGCTGGCCTCGCATATTGCCGAGATTCCCAGTTTCGTTGGAGCCATTCTAGGGCAGGACGAGCTTAGCCTAGATGGCAGCTACACGCCGTTCAACGGGGGCAGCACAGCGGAAATCCTGGAGACATTTGACAAGAATGTAGCGATGGCGACCGAGATGATGCAGGGACAATCGAACGAACACTTGATGCAGCCGTGGCGACTGAAAAAAGGCGATCACGTCGTGTTTGAAATGCCGCGTGTCAGCGTGATTCGCGGGCTTGTCCTCAATCACTCGATTCACCATCGTGGTCAGTTGTCTGTTTATGTGCGCATGCACAATGTGCCGGTGCCGTCCATCTATGGCCCGTCGGCGGACGAACCGCTGTAACCGATGAAGGCTGCCGATAGCGGCGTGTGAGGCGCAGAGCGCGATCCGCCACAGCCTCTCCGGGGATGTGCCGATGAAGATCAAAGTAGCATTGGCCCAGATCAAACCGGCGCTGGGTGACCTCCAACGAAATCTCGATGTGCATCTGGAGCTCACCCGACAAGCGGCTGACGCGGGAGCACAGGTCATTGTTTTTCCCGAACTCTCGCTGACTGGTTACTACCTTGAAGACCTTGTGCCGGATGTGGCTATTGATCCGACCCGCTCCGACACGCTTGATCAACTGCTTAACCTCGGTCAGCAATATGACATTGATCTGGTCATCGGCTTTATCGAGGTCGCCTCTGACTATCGCTTCTTCAACTCGGCGGCCTACCTGAGTCAAGGACAAATCGCGCACATTCATCGGAAGGTCTATTTGCCGACCTATGGTATGTTCGATGAAGGGCGGTTCGTAGCTGCCGGCGACGTGCTGCGCGCATTTGATACGCGATATGGCCGTATGGGCATACTGATCTGCGAGGACCTGTGGCATCCTTCAACGCTCTACCTGATGGCCCACGATGGCGCGCAGGTCTTACTGGCGATGTCAGCCGGCCCGGGTCGCGGATTGCGCCTGCCGGATAAATTGGGCAGCATGTACGCCTGGGAAGCGATCACGCGCTCGGCAGCGCAGTCCTACATGCTCTATGTGGTCTACGTGAACCGCGTAGGCGTCGAAGACGGCGTGATCTTTTCCGGCGGCTCAGAGCTGATTGATCCATTTGGTCGCTGCCTGGTGAAAGCAAAAACTTTTGATGAAGACCTGTGCTATGGCCTGATTGACGCTCTCGAGGTGCGGCGCGCGCGGACAATTTATCCGCTGCTGCGCGATGAACGGCTTGATCTAACATTGCGTGAGCTAACGAGAATTTACAACAAGCGTCATCAGTTGGAATAGCTATGAGCATGCGCGCACATGGAGACGCATTCCGTCTGAATGCCGAGTTGACAACCGAGGCACTGACGCGGTTCATCCGCGAAGAGGTCACCAAGGTGGGCTTTCGCTGCGGCATTCTTGGGCTGTCGGGCGGGATTGACTCGGCGGTGGTCGCATTTCTCACCACACGCGCGCTGGGCGCCGAGCATACAGTGTGCGTGGCCATGCCGTACGGCGATCATGATCCGGCATCGTTGACCGATGCGCAGATGGTCGCCGATCTACTTGGCGTGCGGTTGCTCTGTGTTGATATTAGTCCGATGGTGGATGCCTACTTTGCTGACATGCCTGAGGCCGACCGCATCCGTCGCGGCAATGTGATGGCGCGTCTGCGCATGATCGTCTTGTATGATCTGTCGCGTGTGCACCAGGCGTTGGTCATCGGCACGAGCAACAAGACGGAATTGCTCATCGGCTACAGCACGTTGTGGGGCGACATGGCGGCGGCGATGTGGCCGCTCGGCGATATTTACAAAACCGAAGTGCGGCAGTTGGCCGAGTATCTCGGCGTGCCGCAACCACTGATAGCCAAACCACCCAGTGCCGGACTGTGGGATGGTCAAACTGATGAGGGGGAGATCGGCATGAGCTACGCTGAGCTGGACGCCATTTTGGTTGAGTTGGTGGATAAGCGAATTCCTAAGCACTTGCTGCCGGCTCGCGGCTTCGACGCCAAACAGGTCGAGCGCGTCTCCGAGATGATGCGCACGTCGCAATTCAAGCGCCGGCTTCCGCTGATGCCGAAGATCTCCACCCGATCAATCAATCACGATTTCCGATACAAGCGCGATTGGGGCTGGTGAGCCGTTCAGTCAAACCGGATGAGACTGGCAAGCCGGCGCCATGACCCCACGGCTGCCCATCATCGCGCCGAAGGTGAGGCATCTATGACTGAGCGTGTAGGATTTGATCACGCCGTCGCATGGCGTCCTGACGACGAGACACGCGCGCGGGCGCAACTGACCCGCTTCATATCGTTGTGCGGTCTTGACTCATTCGATGCGCTTTATCGTCGTTCGATTGAAGACGTCGGTTGGTTTACCCAGCGCGTGTTGCAATTCCTTGGCATTCAGTTCGACACACCTTATCGTCAGATCGTTGATCTTTCACGCGGCATTCAATGGCCGCAATGGTGCGTCGGCGGCCAGTTGAACATCACCAAGAGCTGCTTGACCCCATCGGCGATCC
Coding sequences within it:
- a CDS encoding tetratricopeptide repeat protein; the protein is MKTKPARPTRTKPQTRKVRAVAQVSGKGRVKAAPKGRVKAAPKGRIKAAPKGRIKAAPKGRVKAVPRRPIKSLPKPVSKVAPKGRVKAIPKGRVKAPPAKPKTLPSRLLASTMAVKMFGQAVRQFYDHDFEKARRAFLDFIERFPEETDMVARARSYVAICNQRLQHPPSTPRNAEALYNRGVIELNLGHVVEAVSFFEKALKYEPQAAHILYSLAAAHARMGLIEQAVKELKQAVEQRDTLRIQARHDSDFTNLYTHPEFQELVGWELVPQPEPAQQPIPEN
- a CDS encoding YvcK family protein; its protein translation is MYNLNVAVVHQLNLVALGGGTGLASLLSGLKHYVLSPSTHAAPASGPYGLAELTALVTVTDDGGSSGRLRDEFQMLPPGDIRNCMVALAEDEQLMTRLFRFRFGGGGELGGHSFGNLFLTALTGVTGDFLEAIRLSSEVLAIKGRILPSTMANVHLEAQMDDGRVVQGESNITKTAGTIRAIRLVPPGCRPLPETLQALQQADLIVIGPGSLFTSLIPNLLVEGIPEAIVRSPAKKFYVCNVMTQPHETTGYTVEDHIERILEYCPGLQLDCVLVNSQPISEPLRLKYAADGAAPVTTERLQTSIDSGVGRLTLPRLGQSVMVLCRDLLDERETVRHHPAKLSRAVFEAYQLVTEM
- the glmU gene encoding bifunctional UDP-N-acetylglucosamine diphosphorylase/glucosamine-1-phosphate N-acetyltransferase GlmU: MQLNVLIIAAGLGTRMKSRRAKVLHHLLGRPLVAYGVRTALQLNPNKLIVVVGYQAEAVCQAVQAEVERASNRQPTDVEFVLQTPQLGTGHAVKVARDALAQTSGHVVIFYGDVPLIRPETIQRLVKQHHEGDYAASLLTIQMDDPTGYGRIVRDEAGRFLRIVEHRDATPEQQAIKEVNPAMYCFEIDPLLMALDQLSPINAQGEFYLPDVFRILVQQGYRVGVFPHEPAHEFQGINNRVELARVGARLRYDILERLMLSGVTIVDPASTYISAEAIIGQDTIIHPQVVIEGETRIGQDCEIYSWSRLVNAQLGDRVVVKNSCIVMDSQLGNDVAIGPFAHLRNGAVLADQVVIGNFVEVKKSRLGRQSKAMHLSYLGDATLGERVNIGAGTVTCNFDGKQKHPTIIEDEVKIGSDTMLVAPVRVGRGAVTGAGAVVTKDVPEYSLAVGVPAVVKKKLEP
- the rtcA gene encoding RNA 3'-terminal phosphate cyclase, which gives rise to MTHESRLVIDGSHGEGGGQILRTSLALAALLNRPIEIINIRRGRKKPGLQPQHLTAVQALTAITKAHVTGANLGSEHLRFEPRELAGGEYEFDVAAVKASAGSVGLVFHAAAPALFCAKQASRLILKGGTHVPWSPPTTYLQFVFLPMVEKLGLRASIETLRWGWYPTGGGIAAVTIHPCDKIAPVTLTERGQLEQIECLSVVSNLPRAIAERQQQQVIRRLHGQQLSAQCEILEAPSAGKGTCVFLLARYEHALAGFSSLGARGKPAEQVANEAIDEFLAHHESGMIVDKHLADQLLIYLALAHGSSEFTTSEVTQHLLTHVWVIEQFLPVKCEVSGALGQPGRVTVASRDDQAGARMHKSANQQQACG
- a CDS encoding zinc ribbon domain-containing protein — translated: MPLYEYECKHCGSQFEQLVFKRESKIVCKFCGGQNVMRRLSTFAISTAGARPASGVEPGPCGACGAPQRGMCAVES
- a CDS encoding NADPH:quinone oxidoreductase family protein, with translation MNMMKAIQVVQLGGPELLHYGDVPRPTPAANEVLIQIEAASVNYADTMQRRGIYPGGPQPPYIPGLEVAGRVVELGASVSNVEVGQPVMTLTGRGGYAQFVSVPASMLMPVPEDFSMEQAAAFPIVFLTAFFALKRYGRLQAGESVLIQAAGGGVGTAAVQLAKHMGARVFACAGSDEKLERVRALGADEIINYRTNDFADVVKHLTGGRGVDLVLETVGGNVFEKSMTILAPFGRLVTYGAAGGQLGSVNSRTLIMNNATVTGVNLNLIARTPELGPAMCELLGMIRGTSIRPIIGHTFALDQAADAHRLIESRESFGKIVLRVSQSPESPIQH
- a CDS encoding DinB family protein; the encoded protein is MNIVDPILMEFTHEAGVTRRLLERVPDEQLGWKPHEKSMSLGRLASHIAEIPSFVGAILGQDELSLDGSYTPFNGGSTAEILETFDKNVAMATEMMQGQSNEHLMQPWRLKKGDHVVFEMPRVSVIRGLVLNHSIHHRGQLSVYVRMHNVPVPSIYGPSADEPL
- a CDS encoding carbon-nitrogen hydrolase, translated to MKIKVALAQIKPALGDLQRNLDVHLELTRQAADAGAQVIVFPELSLTGYYLEDLVPDVAIDPTRSDTLDQLLNLGQQYDIDLVIGFIEVASDYRFFNSAAYLSQGQIAHIHRKVYLPTYGMFDEGRFVAAGDVLRAFDTRYGRMGILICEDLWHPSTLYLMAHDGAQVLLAMSAGPGRGLRLPDKLGSMYAWEAITRSAAQSYMLYVVYVNRVGVEDGVIFSGGSELIDPFGRCLVKAKTFDEDLCYGLIDALEVRRARTIYPLLRDERLDLTLRELTRIYNKRHQLE
- a CDS encoding NAD+ synthase, which gives rise to MRAHGDAFRLNAELTTEALTRFIREEVTKVGFRCGILGLSGGIDSAVVAFLTTRALGAEHTVCVAMPYGDHDPASLTDAQMVADLLGVRLLCVDISPMVDAYFADMPEADRIRRGNVMARLRMIVLYDLSRVHQALVIGTSNKTELLIGYSTLWGDMAAAMWPLGDIYKTEVRQLAEYLGVPQPLIAKPPSAGLWDGQTDEGEIGMSYAELDAILVELVDKRIPKHLLPARGFDAKQVERVSEMMRTSQFKRRLPLMPKISTRSINHDFRYKRDWGW